In Oryza sativa Japonica Group chromosome 2, ASM3414082v1, the following are encoded in one genomic region:
- the LOC107277956 gene encoding zinc finger protein ZAT5, giving the protein MQATDHADTERALAFVAMSVEDKHAGVVKRKRTKRPRHHAAPASSSESTTTEEEDMAHCLILLAQGAAVVDSKPSTPAPPPPPPAQPPVLAAPAPAPPPPQPPVVVVKSERYTSRKYTEAATTADGVRAGFYVYECKTCNKCFPTFQALGGHRASHKKPRLPGADDDNVNNVTNTNAIVVKSKPPLTTTTTPSAPSPPPPQADAVVVPDVTTVLSLNNVAAAGSIINKLRVHECSICGAEFGSGQALGGHMRRHRPLHAPPERAATTAATTAATATAPDTKKEGSTSINLELDLNLPAPSDEESVSPPPPPPPPVLLALGGQFNDGKKPILQLTASAALVGCHY; this is encoded by the coding sequence ATGCAAGCCACCGATCACGCCGACACAGAGCGCGCTCTGGCGTTCGTCGCCATGTCCGTGGAGGACAAGCACGCCGGGGTCGTCAAGCGCAAGCGCACCAAGAGGCCGCGCCACCACgcggcgccggcctcctcctccgagaGCACCACCACCGAGGAGGAGGACATGGCGCACTGCCTCATCCTGCTTGCTcagggcgccgccgtcgtcgactcCAAGCCGTCcacgccagcgccgccgccgccgccgcctgcgcagCCTCCGGTgctcgccgcgcccgcgcccgcgccgccgccgccgcagccgccggtggtggtggtgaagagCGAGAGGTACACGAGCCGCAAGTACACGGAGGCGGCCACCACGGCGGACGGCGTCAGGGCCGGGTTCTACGTCTACGAGTGCAAGACGTGCAACAAGTGCTTCCCCACCTTCCAAGCCCTCGGCGGCCACCGCGCCAGCCACAAGAAGCCTCGCctccccggcgccgacgacgacaacgTTAACAACGTCACCAACACCAACGCCATCGTCGTCAAGTCCAAGCCGccgctgacgacgacgacgacgccgtcggcaccgtctccaccgccgcctcagGCGGACGCCGTCGTGGTCCCGGACGTCACCACCGTGCTGAGCCTGAACaacgtggccgccgccggcagcataATCAACAAGCTGAGGGTGCACGAGTGCTCGATATGCGGCGCCGAGTTCGGCTCCGGGCAGGCGCTGGGCGGCCACATGCGGCGCCACCGGCCGCTGCACGCGCCGCCGGAGCGCGCGGCGACcacggccgccaccaccgccgccaccgccaccgccccggACACCAAGAAAGAGGGAAGCACGAGCATCAACCTGGAGCTCGACCTCAACCTGCCGGCGCCGTCCGACGAGGAGTCCgtgtctcctccgccgccgccgccgccgccggtgctcctGGCTCTCGGCGGGCAGTTCAACGACGGCAAGAAGCCAATTCTGCAgctcaccgcctccgccgcgctggtCGGCTGCCATTATTGA
- the LOC4331201 gene encoding pentatricopeptide repeat-containing protein At5g14770, mitochondrial has product MAPPPESETLRLHASFLCSLAIALLRAGRLSAASHLLSSLPSPPAPLLLRRLIPALATSGLAAAAIRFRPADPASLNALLYSHCRLRLLRPAIALLRSSRPTTVAYNILLAALSDHAHAPAVLAEMCKRGVPFDGVTVNTLLAGLCRNGQVDAAAALADRGGGIHALDVIGWNTLIAGYCRVGDTPAALSVADRMTAQGLPMDVVGYNTLVAGFCRAGQVDAARGVLDMMKEAGVDPNVATYTPFIVYYCRTKGVEEAFDLYEGMVRNGVLLDVVTLSALVAGLCRDGRFSEAYALFREMDKVGAAPNHVTYCTLIDSLAKAGRGKELLSLLGEMVSRGVVMDLVTYTALMDWLGKQGKTDEVKDTLRFALSDNLSPNGVTYTVLIDALCKAHNVDEAEQVLLEMEEKSISPNVVTFSSVINGFVKRGLLDKATEYKRMMKERGINPNVVTYGTLIDGFFKFQGQDAALEVYHDMLCEGVKVNKFIVDSLVNGLRQNGKIEEAMALFKDASGSGLSLDHVNYTTLIDGLFKAGDMPTAFKFGQELMDRNMLPDAVVYNVFINCLCMLGKFKEAKSFLTEMRNMGLKPDQSTYNTMIVSHCRKGETAKALKLLHEMKMSSIKPNLITYNTLVAGLFGTGAVEKAKYLLNEMVSAGFSPSSLTHRRVLQACSQSRRLDVILDIHEWMMNAGLHADITVYNTLLQVLCYHGMTRKATVVLEEMLGSGIAPDTITFNALILGHCKSSHLDNAFATYAQMLHQNISPNIATFNTLLGGLESVGRIGEAGTVLIEMEKSGLEPNNLTYDILATGHGKQSNKVEAMRLYCEMVGKGFVPKVSTYNALISDFTKAGMMTQAKELFKDMQKRGVHPTSCTYDILVSGWSRIRNGTEVKKCLKDMKEKGFSPSKGTLSFICRAFSKPGMTWQAQRLLKNLYRV; this is encoded by the coding sequence atggcgccccCGCCTGAATCCGAAACCCTCCGCCTCCACGCCTCCTTCCTCTGCTCCCTCGCCATCgccctcctccgcgccggccgcctctccgccgcctcccacctcctctcctccctcccctcccctcccgcccccctcctcctccgccgcctcatccCCGCCCTCGCCAcctccggcctcgccgccgccgccatccgctTCCGCCCCGCCGACCCCGCCTCCCTCAACGCCCTCCTCTACTcccactgccgcctccgcctgctCCGCCCCGCCATCGCGCTCCTCCGCTCCTCTCGCCCGACCACCGTCGCCTACAACATCCttctcgccgccctctccgacCATGCCCATGCCCCCGCGGTGCTCGCCGAAATGTGCAAGCGCGGGGTGCCGTTCGACGGGGTCACCGTCAACACTTTGCTCGCTGGGCTCTGCAGGAATGGCCaggtcgacgcggcggcggccctggCCGACAGGGGCGGAGGGATCCACGCCTTGGATGTCATCGGCTGGAACACTCTCATTGCTGGATATTGCAGGGTTGGGGACACGCCCGCAGCATTGTCCGTGGCCGACAGGATGACGGCACAGGGGCTGCCAATGGATGTGGTGGGCTACAATACCTTGGTTGCCGGGTTCTGCCGCGCCGGCCAGGTTGATGCTGCGCGGGGCGTGCTGGACATGATGAAGGAGGCAGGGGTTGATCCGAATGTGGCGACCTACACACCCTTCATTGTGTACTACTGCAGGACGAAAGGGGTCGAGGAGGCATTCGATTTGTATGAGGGAATGGTCAGGAATGGAGTGCTGCTGGATGTGGTCACGCTTAGCGCTCTCGTTGCTGGACTTTGTAGGGATGGCCGCTTCTCGGAGGCGTATGCTCTTTTCAGGGAGATGGACAAGGTTGGGGCTGCGCCAAACCATGTCACCTACTGTACGCTTATTGACTCGCTGGCGAAAGCTGGGAGGGGCAAGGAGTTGCTCAGCCTGTTGGGGGAGATGGTTTCTAGAGGCGTGGTCATGGATTTGGTCACCTATACTGCTTTGATGGACTGGTTGGGTAAACAAGGCAAGACTGATGAAGTAAAGGACACACTTCGTTTTGCTCTTTCAGATAATCTCTCCCCCAATGGTGTTACATACACTGTATTGATCGACGCTCTCTGCAAAGCTCACAACGTCGATGAGGCAGAGCAGGTGTTGCTGGAAATGGAGGAGAAATCGATCAGTCCAAATGTTGTTACGTTCTCATCGGTCATCAACGGCTTTGTTAAAAGAGGATTGCTTGACAAAGCAACTGAGTATAAGAGGATGATGAAGGAAAGGGGCATCAATCCAAATGTGGTGACCTACGGAACACTTATTGATGGTTTCTTCAAGTTCCAAGGGCAAGATGCAGCTCTTGAGGTGTACCATGACATGCTATGTGAGGGTGTCAAGGTAAATAAATTCATTGTTGATTCTCTGGTGAATGGTTTGAGACAGAACGGAAAAATAGAGGAAGCCATGGCATTGTTCAAAGATGCGAGTGGGAGTGGCCTGTCACTAGATCACGTAAACTATACCACTTTAATAGATGGGCTCTTCAAAGCAGGCGACATGCCTACTGCTTTTAAGTTTGGTCAGGAGTTAATGGACAGAAACATGTTGCCCGATGCAGTTGTTTATAATGTGTTTATCAATTGCCTTTGCATGCTTGGGAAGTTTAAGGAAGCAAAATCCTTCTTGACAGAGATGAGAAATATGGGATTAAAACCTGATCAATCAACATATAACACTATGATTGTTTCGCATTGCAGGAAAGGAGAGACTGCTAAAGCTCTAAAACTCCTTCATGAAATGAAGATGAGCTCCATAAAGCCTAACCTCATCACATACAACACACTGGTTGCTGGTCTCTTTGGGACTGGGGCAGTGGAGAAGGCAAAGTATTTGCTAAATGAGATGGTCTCAGCTGGATTCTCTCCATCCTCTCTGACTCATCGACGGGTTTTGCAAGCATGTTCACAAAGCAGGAGGTTGGATGTGATTCTGGATATTCATGAATGGATGATGAATGCTGGGCTTCATGCTGATATCACCGTATACAATACGCTTTTGCAAGTTCTGTGTTACCATGGCATGACAAGAAAAGCCACAGTTGTTCTGGAAGAAATGTTGGGGAGTGGAATTGCCCCAGACACAATCACATTCAATGCTCTTATTCTTGGTCATTGCAAGAGCAGCCATCTAGATAATGCATTTGCTACATATGCTCAGATGCTTCACCAAAACATTTCACCAAATATAGCTACTTTCAACACGCTTCTGGGTGGTCTTGAGTCTGTTGGAAGGATCGGAGAAGCAGGCACCGTGCTCATTGAGATGGAGAAGAGTGGGCTTGAACCCAATAATCTCACCTATGACATACTGGCTACAGGACATGGAAAACAAAGCAACAAAGTCGAAGCAATGAGATTGTATTGTGAAATGGTGGGAAAGGGCTTTGTTCCTAAAGTAAGCACTTATAATGCTCTTATAAGTGACTTCACTAAAGCAGGAATGATGACTCAAGCTAAAGAGCTCTTCAAGGATATGCAAAAGAGAGGTGTTCATCCTACATCCTGTACTTATGATATCCTTGTAAGTGGATGGTCAAGGATTCGAAATGGAACTGAGGTGAAAAAATGTCTCAAAGATATGAAAGAAAAAGGATTCAGTCCATCTAAAGGCACTCTTAGTTTTATATGCAGAGCATTCTCAAAACCAGGAATGACATGGCAAGCTCAACGTTTACTTAAAAACCTTTACAGAGTTTAA
- the LOC4331202 gene encoding cytochrome P450 714C3-like, with product MELVVQALAAAAALLAVFFLSTLYLSPAATARRLRNAGFRGPTPSFPLGNLREIASSLASNNDTDESNTKGGDIHAAVFPYFARWRRAFGKVFVYWLGTEPFLYVADPEFLKAATAGALGKLWGKPDVFRRDRMPMFGRGLVMAEGDEWARHRHIIAPAFSATNLNDMIGVMEETTAKMLGEWGDMVASGRSCVDVEKGVVRNAAEIIARASFGISADDDDATGARVFHKLQAMQAILFRSTRLVGVPLAGLLHIRATYEAWKLGREIDALLLDIIESRRRREGGGGGKKKKKTTSNDLLSLLLAGSEASAGAERKLTTRELVDECKTFFFGGHETTALALSWTLLMLAAHPEWQAAVREEVVEVAGRSGPLDAAALGKLTKMGCVLSEVLRLYPPSPNVQRQALQDVVVVAGDGEKKVVIPKGTNMWIDVVAMHRDGELWGEEASEFRPERFMREGVQGGCRHRMGYVPFGFGGRICVGRNLTAMELRVVLAMVLRRFAVEVAPEYRHAPRIMLSLRPSHGIQLRLTPLC from the coding sequence ATGGAGCTAGTGGTGCAGGCTTTGGCGGCCGCAGCTGCCCTCCtcgccgtcttcttcctctccaccttatacctctcgccggcggccaccgcgcgccgcctccgcaaCGCCGGCTTCCGCGGCCCGACCCCTTCCTTCCCGCTTGGGAACCTCCGCGAGATCGCCTCCTCGCTCGCCTCCAACAACGACACCGACGAATCCAACACCAAGGGCGGCGACATCCACGCCGCCGTGTTCCCCTACttcgcgcggtggcggcgggcgttCGGCAAGGTGTTCGTCTACTGGCTCGGCACGGAGCCGTTCCTGTACGTCGCCGACCCTGAGTTCCTcaaggccgccaccgccggcgccctcGGCAAGCTCTGGGGCAAGCCCGACGTGTTCCGCCGCGACCGCATGCCCATGTTCGGGAGGGGCCTCGTCATGGCGGAGGGCGACGAGTGGGCTCGCCACCGCCACATCATCGCCCCGGCCTTCTCCGCCACCAACCTCAACGACATGATCGGCGTGAtggaggagacgacggcgaaGATGCTGGGCGAGTGGGGCGACATGGTGGCGTCGGGGCGGAGCTGCGTCGACGTCGAGAAGGGCGTGGTCCGGAACGCCGCCGAGATCATCGCCAGGGCCAGCTTCGGCAtctccgccgacgacgacgacgccaccgGCGCCAGGGTGTTCCACAAGCTGCAGGCCATGCAGGCGATTCTGTTCCGCTCCACCCGCCTCGTCGGCGTGccgctcgccggcctcctccacatCCGCGCCACCTACGAGGCGTGGAAGCTGGGGCGGGAGATCGACGCGCTCCTGCTCGACATCATCGagtcgcggcggcgccgagaaggcggcggcggcgggaagaagaagaagaagacgacgtcGAACGACCTGCTGTCGCTGCTGCTGGCCGGGAGCGAGGCGAGCGCGGGGGCGGAGAGGAAGCTGACGACGCGGGAGCTGGTGGACGAGTGCAAGACGTTCTTCTTCGGCGGGCACGAGACGACGGCGCTGGCGCTGTCGTGGACGCTGCTGATGCTGGCGGCGCACCCGGAGTggcaggcggcggtgcgggaggaggtggtggaggtggccggCCGGTCTGGCCCcctcgacgcggcggcgctggggaAACTCACCAAGATGGGGTGCGTGCTGAGCGAGGTGCTCCGGCTGTACCCGCCGTCGCCGAACGTGCAGAGGCAGGCGCTGCAGGACGTcgtggtggtcgccggcgacggcgagaagaAGGTGGTGATCCCGAAGGGGACGAACATGTGGATCGACGTGGTGGCGATGCACCGGGACGGCGAGCTGTggggggaggaggcgagcgaGTTCAGGCCGGAGAGGTTCATGAGGGAGGGGGTGCAGGGAGGGTGCCGGCACCGGATGGGGTACGTGCCGTTCGGTTTCGGGGGGAGGATCTGCGTGGGGCGAAACCTGACGGCGATGGAGCTCCGGGTGGTGCTGGCCATGGTGctccgccgcttcgccgtcgAGGTGGCGCCGGAGTACCGCCACGCGCCCAGGATCATGCTCTCCCTCCGTCCATCCCATGGCATCCAACTCCGCCTCACCCCCCTATGCTAG